In a single window of the Oscarella lobularis chromosome 2, ooOscLobu1.1, whole genome shotgun sequence genome:
- the LOC136183461 gene encoding leucine-rich repeat serine/threonine-protein kinase 1-like isoform X1, translating into MWRDSSRTKFRDRFRFDVFGSPNAGKSSLIEAFRSSNDYRVLSEHLDIEIRESSRHPAFTHWPLRHPIAFDSKFIKSNCFVLACDSNRKSTVVDVAVFIQEIRSAQPDAPIIVTGLSTKEEEAKAEREGDGQAKITEVIGNDSNVILFNKLFPRTSHKSSVFLLGAVKAMKARSGEAWLIELQYPASFWANERILLMIDHEFNALEPEACVESALRGLNNSLQQKVDSSIDKYVHIVRLLIQKGASIQSIGSLVTKYPLAVAHILSALRARKSNDDDDDAASDHFILKGSHLPSLPRDVIDVVRSNDVRRIDVSDNAIESLPVQLFQLPNVQWINAANNRLVDVPSPSEWRCGRLATLNLNDNLLTGVEPMNALKSVYELSIKPFMQAARRALHSLSGSQVFQPLEQRSADRDCLRHLARLANVKLVGNRLQMLPEWVTRLPDLKSIDLRCNASLVALPPQLVQFSKDIISINVDGLELICPPMCEVRRGTGHVRCYLNSQLRNASLYSHIQLMLVGRCAVGKTTLLRRLQSSRLVNRHQRNVSTVGVDMATFSYRPNVGARSVTFNALDFAGQEDYYATHQCFFRKSAIYMALVDLRVDAPVGVGGLAPWLLSIQACAPGACVLIVGTHVDLIEAADDVIKDYRTEIESRFYLDADSSVAARHGMPRVVDFVAVSSVTGVGVRALKRRLYDAAFTVPFPGCELPFLDIPVPGCLIFIRDCLQGKAINMRRDGAAPVLTRAEFEDFVRRHPKNDIADERELGQATRFLHELGVVLHYETATNDLQNLYFIDVQFLSAAMACVITSPERRLVKHGILDDAALPVLFKGHVPSTLQRHVMQLMEAFEVVVALDGARTRFLVPSMLPVKKPDLDPDGTCRCVRRIYLLSYVPVGFWSRLISRLVIFTQALGHALTAATGDEGGAQLEFDGSHWLCWQRGFRVRFVDDDSYVVVEEFDVDRSILVTVGGMSREARARRLVAVVQNVDTLIEEFYPGLCQEPCVATKLVPCPKCAAAVCDDVRDDRIHRFVVDDLIEISKREDDVVCEGTCSSTIDLADLVPDVALLDLPEDLRLDTFQLQLNPSDDNCLGEGGFGKVYRAVYRGRNVALKLFNVDAAAEEDYRMMYQELRSEVHILSRLDHPSIVKLKGVCRRPLCVALELAPAGSLNGILKERRGVGLESLVAQQVAIQIISAIAYLHSLTIIYRDLKPHNVLVWSLDLQSGVRVKLADYGIARFSSAAGLKQMTGTEAYMAPEMWKTSGQATYDEKIDIYSFGLVFFEIVTGLNAFWQFDSRWDMITAVSDGFRPSIDDALKSRLPKDENSTSLHSRARPDSSVADPHQRWHPLFCVKMPARRSRGFTVKEEPEKDVSLDSRKDSGSVSLDTVQCKISYARKQELFASADSGFHAGNENRVIGSIELEETVLCQPYVQNLLNACLSVNPADRPTASDLIKNLTIYPTVYSASSSSSRLDALGLRRAIPVADGTALLFGDRRISIVSGDEKGDDLLHVDVVPFEDDGGSSRFSCVAVIDDSLWIGYSDLSSCAVAAYDVSTFELTSSLAVSSVPLSFAKWNDGVVVGFDDGRLMGIRRSSDLGTLSSCAEGILDDGPIVSLYANDDVLIAARGTSLVRLHVDSLTEIDRWPVEQKSRTDEAILADIVPCDRGIWTRLVRGIDVKLWNVTTGKIGQCLRRITEISADDVDMYITSLTCANGALWVGMSSGWISVYDVPTGAAIASSNVYGFVDLLVECRFSFVSSSSSRSSMLSLGKMRRDGGVETVFSVWSTVC; encoded by the exons ATGTGGCGTGACTCTTCGCGAACGAAATTCAGAGATCG atttcgcttcgacgttttcgggTCTCCAAATGCGGGCAAATCGTCGCTAATTGAAGcctttcgctcgtcgaacgactaCCGCGTGCTCTCAGAGCACCTAGACATAGAAATA CGCGAATCGAGTAGGCATCCCGCCTTTACCCACTGGCCCCTACGCCATCCCATCGCATTCGATAGCAAATTCATCAAAAGCAACTGCTTCGTTTTGGCGTGCGACTCGAATCGAAAG agcactgtcgtcgacgtcgctgtcTTCATTCAGGAAATACGATCCGCCCAACCGGATGCGCCGATCATCGTGACGGGCCTGTCAacgaaggaagaggaagcgaaggcggagagagaaggagacgGACAAGCCAAAATT ACGGAAGTCATTGGCAATGATTCGAACGTGATACTGTTCAACAAACTTTTCCCTCGAACGTCCCACAAGAGCTCCGTCTTTTTATTAGGAGCAGTAAAGGCAATGAAAGCGAGATCAGGCGAAGCCTGGCTAATAGAG CTTCAATACCCGGCGTCGTTTTGGGCGAATGAACGCATCCTATTAATGATCGATCACGAATTCAATGCACTTGAACCGGAAGCGTGCGTCGAGAGCGCACTTCGCGGTCTCAACAATTCGCTCCAGCAGAAAgtcgactcgtcgatcgACAAATACGTTCACATCGTCCGATTGCTCATCCAAAAGGGAGCGAGCATCCAATCGATCGGTTCCCTAGTAACCAAGTAtccgctcgccgtcgctcacATCCTGTCGGCACTgagagcgagaaaatcgaacgacgacgacgacgacgccgcatCGGATCACTTCATCTTGAAGGGATCCCACTTGCCGAGTCTCCcgcgcgacgtcatcgacgtcgtacgctccaacgacgttcgtcgaatcgacgtatCGGACAACGCCATCGAATCGCTTCCCGTTCAACTATTCCAATTGCCGAACGTCCAGTGGATCAACGCGGCGAAtaatcgactcgtcgacgtgccgTCGCCAAGCGAGTGGCGCTGCGGTCGACTGGCGACGCTGAACTTGAACGACAATTTGCTGACGGGCGTCGAACCGATGAACGCTCTGAAGTCGGTCTACGAACTCTCGATTAAGCCGTTTATGCAggcggcgcgacgcgcgcTTCATTCGCTCAGCGGTAGTCAGGTGTTTCAGCCGCTCGAGCAGCGCAGCGCCGATCGCGATTGCCTTCGCCACTTGGCGCGACTCGCCAACGTGAAACTCGTCGGAAATCGACTACAGATGCTGCCCGAGTGGGTGACGCGTTTGCCCGATCTCAAGTCCATCGATTTGCGTTGCAacgcgtcgctcgtcgctcttccGCCCCAACTCGTTCAATTCTCCAAGGACATCATCTcgatcaacgtcgacggacTCGAGCTCATTTGCCCGCCCATGTGCGAAGTGCGACGCGGCACCGGTCACGTGCGCTGCTATCTCAACAGTCAATTgcgaaacgcgtcgctcTACAGTCACATTCAATTGATGCTCGTCGGTCGATGTGCCGTCGGCAAGACGACGCTTCTGCGACGACTCCAAAGCAGTCGACTCGTCAATCGGCATCAGCGAAACGTGTCgaccgtcggcgtcgacatGGCGACGTTTTCCTATCGGCCCAACGTCGGCGCTCGAAGCGTCACGTTCAACGCGCTCGATTTCGCCGGTCAGGAGGACTACTATGCGACTCATCAATGTTTCTTTAGGAAATCGGCTATCTATATGGCTCTGGTTGATTTACGCGTGGACGCGCCTGTCGGAGTCGGCGGTCTCGCGCCCTGGCTACTCAGCATACAAGCGTGCGCTCCCGGCGCCTGCGTGCTCATTGTCGGAACGCACGTGGATTTAATCGAAGCGGCtgacgacgtcataaaaGACTATAGAACGGAAATCGAGTCGCGATTCTatctcgacgccgattcgagCGTCGCCGCCCGTCACGGCATgccgcgcgtcgtcgatttcgtcgcggTGAGTTCGGTGACgggcgtcggcgttcgcgcGCTAAAACGACGTCTCTACGACGCCGCCTTTACCGTTCCATTTCCGGGTTGCGAGTTGCCGTTTCTCGACATTCCCGTGCCCGGATGTCTCATCTTCATTCGCGACTGTCTCCAGGGAAAGGCGATCAATatgcgacgcgacggcgcggCGCCCGTTCTGACGCGCGCCGAATTTGAGgacttcgttcgtcgtcatccgAAGAACGACAtcgccgacgaacgcgaaCTCGGTCAGGCGACGCGCTTTCTTCACGAACTCGGCGTCGTGCTTCACtacgagacggcgacgaacgatcTGCAAAATCTCTACTTCATCGACGTTCAATTTCTCAGCGCCGCCATGGCCTGTGTCATCACGTCGcccgaacgtcgtctcgtcaaGCACGGaattctcgacgacgcggcgcTGCCCGTTCTCTTCAAAGGccacgtgccgtcgacgcttcaacgtcacgtgatgcaGCTCATGGAAGcgttcgaagtcgtcgtcgcgcttgACGGCGCTCGTACGCGCTTTCTCGTGCCGTCCATGTTGCCCGTCAAGAAACCCGATCTCGATCCCGACGGCACGTGCCGGTGCGTGCGTCGAATCTATTTGCTTTCTTACGTTCCCGTCGGTTTCTGGAGTCGACTCATATCGCGATTGGTTATATTCACGCAGGCGCTCGGGCACGCtctgacggcggcgacgggcgacgaaggcggcgcTCAATTGGAGTTCGACGGAAGTCACTGGCTTTGTTGGCAACGGGGCTTCCgcgttcgattcgtcgacgacgattcctacgtcgttgtcgaagaatttgacgtcgatcgatcgattttggTGACGGTCGGCGGAATGTCGCGGGAGGCTCGCGctcgacgactcgtcgccgtcgtgcAGAACGTCGATACGCTTATCGAGGAATTTTATCCCGGTTTGTGTCAGGAACCgtgcgtcgcgacgaaattggTGCCGTGTCCCAAGTGCGCGGCGGCAgtttgcgacgacgttcgcgacgatcgcattcatcgtttcgtcgtcgacgatttgattGAGATTTCGAAGcgggaagacgacgtcgtctgcgagggcacgtgctcgtcgacgatcgatctcGCCGATCTCGTGCCGGACGTTGCGTTGCTCGATTTGCCGGAGGACCTGCGTCTCGACACGTTTCAACTGCAGTTGAATCCAAGCGACGACAATTGCTTGGGAGAGGGCGGATTCGGAAAG GTTTATCGAGCTGTGTACAGAGGCAGAAACGTCGCTTTGAAGCTGTTCAACGtggacgccgccgccgaagaggaTTACCGCATGATGTATCAGGAATTGCGTAGTGAAGTACATATTCTCAGTAGGCTTGATCATCCTTCAATTGTCAAGCTCAAAG GCGTTTGTCGTCGGCCCCTGTGCGTTGCATTGGAGCTTGCCCCAGCCGGAAGTTTGAACGGCATTCTCAAGGAACGACGCGGAGTGGGTCTGGAGTCGCTCGTCGCTCAGCAGGTGGCAATTCAA ATTATTTCCGCGATTGCCTATTTGCACTCGCTCACGATCATCTATCGCGATCTGAAGCCGCACAACGTTCTCGTCTGGTCGCTCGATCTCCAATCGGGCGTTCGCGTCAAGTTGGCCGACTACGGCATTGCGAGATTTTCGTCCGCCGCCGGGCTCAAGCAGATGACGGGAACCGAAGCCTACATGGCGCCGGAGATGTGGAAAACGAGCGGGCAAGCGACGTACGACGAAAAA ATTGACATTTATTCCTTCGGTTTGGTTTTCTTTGAAATCGTCACCGGGCTCAACGCCTTTTGGCAATTTGACAGTCGATGGGATATGATTACGGCGGTGAGCGACGGATTTCGCCCGTCTATTGACGACGCACTGAAGTCACGATTGCcaaaagacgaaaattcgACTTCTCTTCACTCGAGAGCGAGACCAGACTCCAGCGTCGCTGATCCACACCAACGATGGCATCCCCTGTTCTGCGTCAAAATGCCGGCGCGGAGAAGTCGCGGTTTCACGGTCAAAGAGGAACCAGAAAAAGACGTTAGTCTCGACTCTAGAAAAGACAGCGGCTCCGTCTCCTTGGATACGGTGCAGTGCAAAATATCGTACGCTCGGAAGCAAGAGCTATTCGCCTCCGCCGACAGCGGCTTTCACGCGGGCAACGAAAACCGAGTCATCGGCTCTATTGAACTCGAGGAGACCGTGCTGTGTCAGCCGTACGTGCAGAATCTACTCAACGCCTGCCTTTCCGTCAATCCCGCCGACCGTCCAACGGCTTCAGACTTGATAAAAAATCTCACCATCTACCCGACCGTTTATtcagcgtcgtcatcgtcgtctcgatTAGACGCGCTCGGTCTTCGTCGTGCCattcccgtcgccgacggGACGGCACTCCTGttcggcgatcgacgaatttctATCGTCAGTGGCGACGAAAAGGGCGACGATCTtttgcacgtcgacgtcgttcccttcgaagacgacggcggttCGTCGAGATTTTCGTGCGTCGCCGTtatcgacgattcgctttgGATCGGCTATTCCGATTTGTCGTCgtgcgccgtcgccgcttaCGACGTTTCTACCTTTGAATTGACGTCGAGTCTCGCCGTGTCGAGCGTGCCGCTCTCCTTTGCGAAGtggaacgacggcgtcgtcgtcggtttcgacgacggtcgTCTAATGGgaattcgtcgatcgtccgaTCTCGGAACGCTGTCGTCGTGCGCGGAGGGAATCCTCGACGACGGCCCGATCGTCTCGCTTTATGctaacgacgacgttttgaTCGCCGCCCGCGGAACGAGTCTCGTTCGTCTgcacgtcgattcgttgacGGAAATCGACCGGTGGCCGGTCGAGCAGAAGAGTCGCACTGACGAGGCAATACTGGCGGACATTGTGCCGTGCGATCGCGGCATTTGGACGCGTCTCGTTCGAGGCATCGACGTTAAACTGTGGAACGTGACGACGGGGAAAATCGGGCAATGCTTGCGTCGCATAACCGAGATCAG tgcggacgacgtcgatatgTACATAACGTCGTTGACGTGCGCCAATGGTGCTCTGTGGGTGGGAATGAGTTCCGGCTGGATCAGCGTCTATGACGTGCCCACGGGAGCGGCGATTGCTAGTTCCAATGTCTATGGGTTCGTCGACCTTCTCGTCGAATGTCGTTTCTCGTttgtctcctcctcctcctctcgcTCGTCGATGCTAAGCTTAGGAAAGATGAGACGAGACGGTGGCGTGGAAACGGTGTTTTCTGTCTGGTCGACCGTTTGCTAA
- the LOC136183461 gene encoding leucine-rich repeat serine/threonine-protein kinase 1-like isoform X2 — protein MKARSGEAWLIELQYPASFWANERILLMIDHEFNALEPEACVESALRGLNNSLQQKVDSSIDKYVHIVRLLIQKGASIQSIGSLVTKYPLAVAHILSALRARKSNDDDDDAASDHFILKGSHLPSLPRDVIDVVRSNDVRRIDVSDNAIESLPVQLFQLPNVQWINAANNRLVDVPSPSEWRCGRLATLNLNDNLLTGVEPMNALKSVYELSIKPFMQAARRALHSLSGSQVFQPLEQRSADRDCLRHLARLANVKLVGNRLQMLPEWVTRLPDLKSIDLRCNASLVALPPQLVQFSKDIISINVDGLELICPPMCEVRRGTGHVRCYLNSQLRNASLYSHIQLMLVGRCAVGKTTLLRRLQSSRLVNRHQRNVSTVGVDMATFSYRPNVGARSVTFNALDFAGQEDYYATHQCFFRKSAIYMALVDLRVDAPVGVGGLAPWLLSIQACAPGACVLIVGTHVDLIEAADDVIKDYRTEIESRFYLDADSSVAARHGMPRVVDFVAVSSVTGVGVRALKRRLYDAAFTVPFPGCELPFLDIPVPGCLIFIRDCLQGKAINMRRDGAAPVLTRAEFEDFVRRHPKNDIADERELGQATRFLHELGVVLHYETATNDLQNLYFIDVQFLSAAMACVITSPERRLVKHGILDDAALPVLFKGHVPSTLQRHVMQLMEAFEVVVALDGARTRFLVPSMLPVKKPDLDPDGTCRCVRRIYLLSYVPVGFWSRLISRLVIFTQALGHALTAATGDEGGAQLEFDGSHWLCWQRGFRVRFVDDDSYVVVEEFDVDRSILVTVGGMSREARARRLVAVVQNVDTLIEEFYPGLCQEPCVATKLVPCPKCAAAVCDDVRDDRIHRFVVDDLIEISKREDDVVCEGTCSSTIDLADLVPDVALLDLPEDLRLDTFQLQLNPSDDNCLGEGGFGKVYRAVYRGRNVALKLFNVDAAAEEDYRMMYQELRSEVHILSRLDHPSIVKLKGVCRRPLCVALELAPAGSLNGILKERRGVGLESLVAQQVAIQIISAIAYLHSLTIIYRDLKPHNVLVWSLDLQSGVRVKLADYGIARFSSAAGLKQMTGTEAYMAPEMWKTSGQATYDEKIDIYSFGLVFFEIVTGLNAFWQFDSRWDMITAVSDGFRPSIDDALKSRLPKDENSTSLHSRARPDSSVADPHQRWHPLFCVKMPARRSRGFTVKEEPEKDVSLDSRKDSGSVSLDTVQCKISYARKQELFASADSGFHAGNENRVIGSIELEETVLCQPYVQNLLNACLSVNPADRPTASDLIKNLTIYPTVYSASSSSSRLDALGLRRAIPVADGTALLFGDRRISIVSGDEKGDDLLHVDVVPFEDDGGSSRFSCVAVIDDSLWIGYSDLSSCAVAAYDVSTFELTSSLAVSSVPLSFAKWNDGVVVGFDDGRLMGIRRSSDLGTLSSCAEGILDDGPIVSLYANDDVLIAARGTSLVRLHVDSLTEIDRWPVEQKSRTDEAILADIVPCDRGIWTRLVRGIDVKLWNVTTGKIGQCLRRITEISADDVDMYITSLTCANGALWVGMSSGWISVYDVPTGAAIASSNVYGFVDLLVECRFSFVSSSSSRSSMLSLGKMRRDGGVETVFSVWSTVC, from the exons ATGAAAGCGAGATCAGGCGAAGCCTGGCTAATAGAG CTTCAATACCCGGCGTCGTTTTGGGCGAATGAACGCATCCTATTAATGATCGATCACGAATTCAATGCACTTGAACCGGAAGCGTGCGTCGAGAGCGCACTTCGCGGTCTCAACAATTCGCTCCAGCAGAAAgtcgactcgtcgatcgACAAATACGTTCACATCGTCCGATTGCTCATCCAAAAGGGAGCGAGCATCCAATCGATCGGTTCCCTAGTAACCAAGTAtccgctcgccgtcgctcacATCCTGTCGGCACTgagagcgagaaaatcgaacgacgacgacgacgacgccgcatCGGATCACTTCATCTTGAAGGGATCCCACTTGCCGAGTCTCCcgcgcgacgtcatcgacgtcgtacgctccaacgacgttcgtcgaatcgacgtatCGGACAACGCCATCGAATCGCTTCCCGTTCAACTATTCCAATTGCCGAACGTCCAGTGGATCAACGCGGCGAAtaatcgactcgtcgacgtgccgTCGCCAAGCGAGTGGCGCTGCGGTCGACTGGCGACGCTGAACTTGAACGACAATTTGCTGACGGGCGTCGAACCGATGAACGCTCTGAAGTCGGTCTACGAACTCTCGATTAAGCCGTTTATGCAggcggcgcgacgcgcgcTTCATTCGCTCAGCGGTAGTCAGGTGTTTCAGCCGCTCGAGCAGCGCAGCGCCGATCGCGATTGCCTTCGCCACTTGGCGCGACTCGCCAACGTGAAACTCGTCGGAAATCGACTACAGATGCTGCCCGAGTGGGTGACGCGTTTGCCCGATCTCAAGTCCATCGATTTGCGTTGCAacgcgtcgctcgtcgctcttccGCCCCAACTCGTTCAATTCTCCAAGGACATCATCTcgatcaacgtcgacggacTCGAGCTCATTTGCCCGCCCATGTGCGAAGTGCGACGCGGCACCGGTCACGTGCGCTGCTATCTCAACAGTCAATTgcgaaacgcgtcgctcTACAGTCACATTCAATTGATGCTCGTCGGTCGATGTGCCGTCGGCAAGACGACGCTTCTGCGACGACTCCAAAGCAGTCGACTCGTCAATCGGCATCAGCGAAACGTGTCgaccgtcggcgtcgacatGGCGACGTTTTCCTATCGGCCCAACGTCGGCGCTCGAAGCGTCACGTTCAACGCGCTCGATTTCGCCGGTCAGGAGGACTACTATGCGACTCATCAATGTTTCTTTAGGAAATCGGCTATCTATATGGCTCTGGTTGATTTACGCGTGGACGCGCCTGTCGGAGTCGGCGGTCTCGCGCCCTGGCTACTCAGCATACAAGCGTGCGCTCCCGGCGCCTGCGTGCTCATTGTCGGAACGCACGTGGATTTAATCGAAGCGGCtgacgacgtcataaaaGACTATAGAACGGAAATCGAGTCGCGATTCTatctcgacgccgattcgagCGTCGCCGCCCGTCACGGCATgccgcgcgtcgtcgatttcgtcgcggTGAGTTCGGTGACgggcgtcggcgttcgcgcGCTAAAACGACGTCTCTACGACGCCGCCTTTACCGTTCCATTTCCGGGTTGCGAGTTGCCGTTTCTCGACATTCCCGTGCCCGGATGTCTCATCTTCATTCGCGACTGTCTCCAGGGAAAGGCGATCAATatgcgacgcgacggcgcggCGCCCGTTCTGACGCGCGCCGAATTTGAGgacttcgttcgtcgtcatccgAAGAACGACAtcgccgacgaacgcgaaCTCGGTCAGGCGACGCGCTTTCTTCACGAACTCGGCGTCGTGCTTCACtacgagacggcgacgaacgatcTGCAAAATCTCTACTTCATCGACGTTCAATTTCTCAGCGCCGCCATGGCCTGTGTCATCACGTCGcccgaacgtcgtctcgtcaaGCACGGaattctcgacgacgcggcgcTGCCCGTTCTCTTCAAAGGccacgtgccgtcgacgcttcaacgtcacgtgatgcaGCTCATGGAAGcgttcgaagtcgtcgtcgcgcttgACGGCGCTCGTACGCGCTTTCTCGTGCCGTCCATGTTGCCCGTCAAGAAACCCGATCTCGATCCCGACGGCACGTGCCGGTGCGTGCGTCGAATCTATTTGCTTTCTTACGTTCCCGTCGGTTTCTGGAGTCGACTCATATCGCGATTGGTTATATTCACGCAGGCGCTCGGGCACGCtctgacggcggcgacgggcgacgaaggcggcgcTCAATTGGAGTTCGACGGAAGTCACTGGCTTTGTTGGCAACGGGGCTTCCgcgttcgattcgtcgacgacgattcctacgtcgttgtcgaagaatttgacgtcgatcgatcgattttggTGACGGTCGGCGGAATGTCGCGGGAGGCTCGCGctcgacgactcgtcgccgtcgtgcAGAACGTCGATACGCTTATCGAGGAATTTTATCCCGGTTTGTGTCAGGAACCgtgcgtcgcgacgaaattggTGCCGTGTCCCAAGTGCGCGGCGGCAgtttgcgacgacgttcgcgacgatcgcattcatcgtttcgtcgtcgacgatttgattGAGATTTCGAAGcgggaagacgacgtcgtctgcgagggcacgtgctcgtcgacgatcgatctcGCCGATCTCGTGCCGGACGTTGCGTTGCTCGATTTGCCGGAGGACCTGCGTCTCGACACGTTTCAACTGCAGTTGAATCCAAGCGACGACAATTGCTTGGGAGAGGGCGGATTCGGAAAG GTTTATCGAGCTGTGTACAGAGGCAGAAACGTCGCTTTGAAGCTGTTCAACGtggacgccgccgccgaagaggaTTACCGCATGATGTATCAGGAATTGCGTAGTGAAGTACATATTCTCAGTAGGCTTGATCATCCTTCAATTGTCAAGCTCAAAG GCGTTTGTCGTCGGCCCCTGTGCGTTGCATTGGAGCTTGCCCCAGCCGGAAGTTTGAACGGCATTCTCAAGGAACGACGCGGAGTGGGTCTGGAGTCGCTCGTCGCTCAGCAGGTGGCAATTCAA ATTATTTCCGCGATTGCCTATTTGCACTCGCTCACGATCATCTATCGCGATCTGAAGCCGCACAACGTTCTCGTCTGGTCGCTCGATCTCCAATCGGGCGTTCGCGTCAAGTTGGCCGACTACGGCATTGCGAGATTTTCGTCCGCCGCCGGGCTCAAGCAGATGACGGGAACCGAAGCCTACATGGCGCCGGAGATGTGGAAAACGAGCGGGCAAGCGACGTACGACGAAAAA ATTGACATTTATTCCTTCGGTTTGGTTTTCTTTGAAATCGTCACCGGGCTCAACGCCTTTTGGCAATTTGACAGTCGATGGGATATGATTACGGCGGTGAGCGACGGATTTCGCCCGTCTATTGACGACGCACTGAAGTCACGATTGCcaaaagacgaaaattcgACTTCTCTTCACTCGAGAGCGAGACCAGACTCCAGCGTCGCTGATCCACACCAACGATGGCATCCCCTGTTCTGCGTCAAAATGCCGGCGCGGAGAAGTCGCGGTTTCACGGTCAAAGAGGAACCAGAAAAAGACGTTAGTCTCGACTCTAGAAAAGACAGCGGCTCCGTCTCCTTGGATACGGTGCAGTGCAAAATATCGTACGCTCGGAAGCAAGAGCTATTCGCCTCCGCCGACAGCGGCTTTCACGCGGGCAACGAAAACCGAGTCATCGGCTCTATTGAACTCGAGGAGACCGTGCTGTGTCAGCCGTACGTGCAGAATCTACTCAACGCCTGCCTTTCCGTCAATCCCGCCGACCGTCCAACGGCTTCAGACTTGATAAAAAATCTCACCATCTACCCGACCGTTTATtcagcgtcgtcatcgtcgtctcgatTAGACGCGCTCGGTCTTCGTCGTGCCattcccgtcgccgacggGACGGCACTCCTGttcggcgatcgacgaatttctATCGTCAGTGGCGACGAAAAGGGCGACGATCTtttgcacgtcgacgtcgttcccttcgaagacgacggcggttCGTCGAGATTTTCGTGCGTCGCCGTtatcgacgattcgctttgGATCGGCTATTCCGATTTGTCGTCgtgcgccgtcgccgcttaCGACGTTTCTACCTTTGAATTGACGTCGAGTCTCGCCGTGTCGAGCGTGCCGCTCTCCTTTGCGAAGtggaacgacggcgtcgtcgtcggtttcgacgacggtcgTCTAATGGgaattcgtcgatcgtccgaTCTCGGAACGCTGTCGTCGTGCGCGGAGGGAATCCTCGACGACGGCCCGATCGTCTCGCTTTATGctaacgacgacgttttgaTCGCCGCCCGCGGAACGAGTCTCGTTCGTCTgcacgtcgattcgttgacGGAAATCGACCGGTGGCCGGTCGAGCAGAAGAGTCGCACTGACGAGGCAATACTGGCGGACATTGTGCCGTGCGATCGCGGCATTTGGACGCGTCTCGTTCGAGGCATCGACGTTAAACTGTGGAACGTGACGACGGGGAAAATCGGGCAATGCTTGCGTCGCATAACCGAGATCAG tgcggacgacgtcgatatgTACATAACGTCGTTGACGTGCGCCAATGGTGCTCTGTGGGTGGGAATGAGTTCCGGCTGGATCAGCGTCTATGACGTGCCCACGGGAGCGGCGATTGCTAGTTCCAATGTCTATGGGTTCGTCGACCTTCTCGTCGAATGTCGTTTCTCGTttgtctcctcctcctcctctcgcTCGTCGATGCTAAGCTTAGGAAAGATGAGACGAGACGGTGGCGTGGAAACGGTGTTTTCTGTCTGGTCGACCGTTTGCTAA